One window of Etheostoma spectabile isolate EspeVRDwgs_2016 chromosome 6, UIUC_Espe_1.0, whole genome shotgun sequence genomic DNA carries:
- the rpz gene encoding protein rapunzel, with protein MMDEEIIEDRAKLKQGLVKVLQCVATISSAAAVVNPIFGVAGSLIRVVLHHVDDEDIRTLKREFGSVNRALDELSQLNRNTLVQIKKETLDGQYCRVEENLKNQFRKFMDMVEARPEHRERKKDDFEESYSNDLGDQNLHTLYDGVVGKPKLFSRPILEVYLKHSQGDRRTMERLCTRLTYLFCIGLIALMGYAAVIGDDEEGLSEEWAEKMEHVQEKMQEALSRCK; from the coding sequence ATGATGGATGAGGAGATCATTGAGGACCGGGCCAAGCTGAAGCAGGGCCTGGTCAAAGTGCTCCAGTGTGTGGCCACCATCTCCTCAGCAGCAGCCGTGGTCAACCCCATTTTCGGCGTGGCCGGTTCCCTGATCCGGGTGGTGCTGCACCACGTTGATGACGAGGACATCCGCACCCTGAAGCGCGAGTTTGGCTCAGTCAACCGGGCGCTGGATGAGCTCTCTCAGCTGAATCGCAACACGCTGGTACAGATCAAGAAAGAAACGCTGGATGGGCAGTACTGCCGCGTGGAGGAGAACCTGAAGAACCAGTTCAGAAAGTTCATGGACATGGTGGAGGCACGGCCGGAGCACCGCGAGCGTAAGAAGGACGACTTCGAGGAGAGCTATTCCAATGACTTGGGTGACCAGAACCTGCACACGCTCTATGACGGCGTGGTGGGCAAACCCAAGCTCTTCAGCAGACCCATCCTGGAGGTCTACCTGAAGCACTCGCAAGGCGACCGCCGCACCATGGAGCGACTCTGCACACGCCTCACCTATCTGTTCTGCATCGGCCTCATTGCACTCATGGGCTACGCCGCCGTCATCGGAGATGACGAGGAAGGTCTGAGCGAAGAGTGGGCCGAGAAGATGGAGCATGTGCAAGAGAAGATGCAGGAGGCTCTTTCCAGGTGCAAATGA